One Micropterus dolomieu isolate WLL.071019.BEF.003 ecotype Adirondacks linkage group LG23, ASM2129224v1, whole genome shotgun sequence DNA window includes the following coding sequences:
- the drd4-rs gene encoding dopamine receptor D4 related sequence, translating into MDNVTPGSPPGETHLRDYNYLALVLGVPLILVIILGNILVCLSVLTERSLKTATNYFIISLAVADLLLAVLVLPLYVYSEFLGGIWTLSTYICDALMTMDVMLCTASILNLCAISVDRYIAVVVPLKYNRNQFSVRQLALITATWVLSLGVASPVIFGLNQVPGRNPNVCKLEDDRFVVYSSICSFFVPCPIMLFLYYWMFRGLRRWSGRSRSQVGRASRQALSSRLGLALRRAKATTTGNREKAVYTTPASLSPTSPCTISMTTPSATPVMEEHQDGATVLAESDPMTTQIDSMSDGEPTERREGGSKRENGLRKTNAAKRGRRNSKSSRVSGRERKAMKVLPVVVGVFLACWTPFFVVHITKVLCQSCDIGPTLISVVTWLGYVNSAVNPIIYTAFNAEFRNVFHKLLCCRT; encoded by the exons ATGGACAATGTGACACCTGGCAGTCCTCCAGGTGAGACGCACCTGAGGGACTACAATTACCTGGCCCTGGTCCTCGGTGTCCCCCTAATCCTGGTCATCATCCTAGGGAATATCCTGGTGTGTCTGAGCGTGCTCACTGAGCGCTCCCTGAAAACTGCCACCAACTACTTCATCATCAGTCTGGCGGTGGCCGACCTGCTGCTGGCGGTGCTGGTGCTCCCGCTATACGTCTACTCTGAG TTTCTGGGAGGTATCTGGACGTTGAGCACCTACATCTGTGATGCTCTTATGACCATGGATGTGATGCTGTGCACCGCCTCCATCCTCAACTTGTGTGCCATCAGCGTGGACAG gTACATTGCAGTGGTGGTCCCTCTGAAGTACAACAGGAACCAGTTCAGCGTCCGACAGCTGGCTCTCATCACTGCTACCTGGGTGCTATCTCTGGGCGTGGCGAGTCCGGTTATCTTCGGTCTCAACCAGGTGCCGGGTCGCAACCCGAATGTGTGCAAACTGGAGGACGACCGGTTTGTGGTGTACTCGTCCATCTGCTCCTTCTTTGTGCCTTGTCCCATCATGCTCTTCTTGTATTACTGGATGTTCCGAGGCCTGCGGCGGTGGAGCGGTCGGAGTCGATCTCAGGTGGGTCGGGCCAGTCGTCAAGCTCTCTCTTCACGTCTCGGCTTGGCCTTACGGCGAGCTAAAGCCACAACGACCGGGAATCGAGAGAAAGCTGTGTACACCACGCCAGCCAGCCTCAGCCCCACCTCTCCATGCACTATCTCCATGACCACACCCTCTGCGACCCCGGTGATGGAGGAGCATCAGGACGGGGCGACGGTCTTGGCAGAGAGCGATCCGATGACGACACAGATTGACAGCATGTCAGACGGCGAGCCCacagaaaggagggagggaggcagcaaGAGAGAGAACGGCCTGAGGAAGACAAATGCTGccaagagaggaagaagaaacagCAAGAGCAGCAGAGTCAGCGGGAGGGAGCGGAAAGCCATGAAGGTCCTGCCCGTCGTTGTCG GTGTGTTTCTGGCCTGTTGGACACCGTTCTTTGTTGTCCACATCACCAAGGTGCTGTGTCAGTCATGTGACATCGGCCCCACTCTCATCTCTGTGGTAACGTGGCTCGGCTACGTCAACAGTGCCGTCAACCCGATAATTTACACCGCCTTCAATGCTGAGTTCAGAAACGTCTTTCACAAGCTGCTCTGCTGTCGGACGTGA